One Jeotgalicoccus saudimassiliensis DNA window includes the following coding sequences:
- a CDS encoding YlmH family RNA-binding protein: protein MKGIYQHFRPEEREMLTLLNSKFEQASNNYYAVLTDFLNPREQKMIESLSGGYPDITVAYYGGGNNSERERLRALLLPEYFEHTADDFEITVFEVSYPDKFVTLSHRNLLGAIMSIGVDRGIIGDIVNGDTIQFAVASPFKELFQTELVKIKNAPLKLTEIPHGEFIDAAVNMKPVAILSSSYRLDSIVSLVLKEGRAKSKERVEKEKVKVNHSIVDEPSFIIETGDIISVRGFGRFVVTEQIAETKKGKYRLEVMIVTDK, encoded by the coding sequence ATGAAAGGTATATACCAGCATTTCAGACCCGAAGAACGGGAGATGCTTACATTATTAAATAGTAAGTTTGAACAGGCTTCAAATAACTATTATGCTGTGCTGACGGATTTTTTAAATCCGCGTGAACAGAAGATGATTGAAAGTTTAAGCGGCGGCTATCCGGATATAACAGTCGCGTACTACGGCGGCGGAAATAACAGTGAACGCGAACGGCTCCGGGCGCTGCTTCTGCCGGAATATTTTGAGCATACGGCGGATGATTTTGAAATTACTGTCTTTGAAGTGTCGTACCCGGATAAGTTTGTGACACTGTCACACCGCAACCTGCTCGGTGCAATAATGAGCATCGGAGTGGACCGGGGGATTATCGGTGATATCGTCAACGGGGATACAATCCAGTTTGCTGTTGCATCACCATTTAAGGAACTGTTTCAAACTGAACTTGTAAAAATAAAAAATGCACCGCTTAAATTAACCGAAATACCTCACGGTGAGTTTATCGATGCCGCTGTTAATATGAAACCTGTGGCTATACTCAGCTCATCATACCGCCTCGACTCAATCGTTTCACTCGTCTTAAAAGAGGGAAGAGCAAAGTCTAAAGAGCGGGTTGAAAAGGAAAAAGTTAAAGTGAATCATTCGATAGTCGATGAGCCATCGTTTATAATAGAAACCGGAGATATAATTTCGGTACGCGGATTTGGGCGATTTGTCGTTACGGAACAAATTGCGGAAACGAAAAAAGGCAAATACAGACTCGAAGTAATGATAGTAACTGATAAATGA
- a CDS encoding YggT family protein encodes MDNSLIGTILIYVWQFFNFAWPIFTWGLIIYILSSWFPALRESSFGEFLGKVYEPLLEPFRRMIPPLGGVLDLSPIILIIIFNLFGRGMNEIFRVIFNWLL; translated from the coding sequence TTGGATAATTCATTAATTGGAACGATATTAATATATGTATGGCAGTTTTTTAACTTCGCATGGCCGATCTTTACATGGGGATTAATTATTTACATATTGTCTTCATGGTTTCCGGCATTACGCGAATCATCATTCGGCGAGTTTCTCGGAAAAGTGTACGAACCGCTGCTTGAACCGTTCAGACGCATGATTCCGCCTCTCGGCGGTGTGCTGGATTTATCACCGATAATTTTAATTATCATTTTCAATCTGTTCGGCAGAGGTATGAACGAAATCTTCAGAGTGATTTTTAACTGGCTTCTATAA
- a CDS encoding YggS family pyridoxal phosphate-dependent enzyme: MIKENYEQVKNETGDGVKIIAVTKYHTVEETLKAYAAGVRHFGENRIEGFIEKRAALPDDAEVHFIGTMQSRKVKEVIGDLHYLHSLERESVAKKIEQAGQHVVNCFIQVNVSDEASKHGLKPEEVEAFIGKLKDYKYVKVIGLMTMAPNTEDSSIIENTFKGLRALRDEIAVNYPEVTELSMGMSNDYPIAVQYGATYIRIGSKIMGS; the protein is encoded by the coding sequence ATGATTAAGGAAAACTATGAACAGGTAAAAAATGAAACAGGCGACGGTGTTAAAATTATTGCCGTTACTAAATATCACACGGTGGAAGAAACGCTTAAAGCTTACGCGGCGGGTGTGAGACATTTCGGTGAAAACAGGATTGAAGGGTTCATTGAAAAACGCGCAGCACTGCCTGACGATGCAGAAGTGCACTTTATCGGTACAATGCAGTCGAGAAAAGTTAAAGAGGTCATCGGTGATCTTCATTATTTACACTCACTTGAGCGTGAAAGTGTAGCGAAAAAAATTGAACAGGCAGGTCAACATGTTGTAAACTGTTTTATACAGGTGAATGTGTCCGACGAAGCTTCAAAACACGGTCTTAAGCCGGAAGAGGTTGAAGCGTTCATCGGTAAGCTGAAAGACTACAAATATGTTAAGGTTATCGGCCTTATGACAATGGCACCGAATACTGAAGACAGTTCAATTATCGAAAACACATTTAAAGGTTTACGTGCACTGCGTGATGAAATTGCAGTCAACTATCCGGAAGTAACGGAACTCAGTATGGGTATGAGCAACGACTATCCAATTGCAGTGCAATACGGAGCAACGTACATACGTATCGGCAGTAAAATTATGGGGAGCTAG
- a CDS encoding DivIVA domain-containing protein, giving the protein MKREDITNKKFSTVYRGLDEQAVRQHLTEIADALDKKDARIAQLEEMLNEREENLNSFKSVESSIQEAILSASKAGDEIKQRAQNYGDSIIQKAETEGEQIISRARQRENHMMEHNEDLKRQAKIFRARYKMLIQAQLDLLETEDWERLLEFDGDDSEK; this is encoded by the coding sequence ATGAAGAGAGAAGATATTACGAATAAAAAATTCTCAACAGTGTACCGCGGACTGGACGAACAGGCGGTAAGACAGCATTTAACAGAAATAGCGGATGCACTGGATAAGAAAGATGCACGTATTGCACAGCTGGAAGAGATGCTGAATGAAAGAGAAGAAAACCTGAACAGCTTTAAGAGTGTTGAATCTTCGATTCAGGAAGCTATTTTAAGCGCATCGAAAGCCGGCGATGAAATTAAACAGCGTGCACAGAATTACGGTGACAGTATTATCCAGAAAGCAGAGACTGAAGGCGAGCAGATTATCAGCCGTGCCCGCCAGCGTGAAAATCATATGATGGAACACAACGAAGACTTAAAACGCCAGGCTAAAATCTTCAGAGCCCGTTATAAAATGCTGATTCAGGCGCAGCTCGATCTGCTCGAAACAGAAGACTGGGAAAGATTACTTGAATTTGACGGTGACGATTCCGAAAAATAG
- a CDS encoding cell division protein SepF yields the protein MAITKFIKDLFVVEEEVPVNDKKTEQTKTPAKVTNLNTNKQPNSRQKEAAPKKAVQSGKKLPVAKQGAQKPAAPKARVQQDQKKAKTKAAPTQNRESRTMPVNDQNTKVCLFEPRVFAETQDIADELKSNRAALVNLTKIDSVPKKRIVDFLSGTVYALEGDIQKVGADIFLCTPNSFGVEGEISDKEEFFDEM from the coding sequence ATGGCTATTACTAAGTTTATAAAAGATTTATTTGTCGTAGAAGAGGAAGTTCCTGTGAATGATAAGAAGACAGAACAGACAAAAACTCCGGCGAAAGTTACGAATCTGAATACGAATAAACAGCCGAATAGCCGTCAAAAAGAGGCGGCACCTAAAAAAGCGGTACAAAGCGGCAAGAAACTACCGGTTGCTAAACAAGGGGCTCAGAAACCGGCGGCACCTAAAGCACGTGTACAGCAGGATCAGAAAAAAGCAAAAACAAAAGCAGCACCAACACAAAACAGGGAGAGTCGAACAATGCCTGTAAATGACCAGAATACAAAAGTATGTCTATTTGAACCGAGAGTATTTGCAGAAACACAGGATATTGCAGATGAACTGAAAAGCAACCGTGCTGCATTAGTTAACCTGACTAAAATTGATTCGGTTCCGAAGAAGCGTATCGTGGACTTTTTAAGCGGAACAGTTTATGCTTTAGAAGGCGATATTCAAAAGGTAGGTGCGGACATTTTTCTCTGCACGCCAAACAGTTTTGGTGTTGAAGGTGAAATCTCCGACAAAGAAGAGTTTTTCGATGAAATGTAA